One Tissierellales bacterium DNA window includes the following coding sequences:
- the nadE gene encoding NAD(+) synthase, translated as MEKIRTFIQNSIEKYNYNGVVIGISGGIDSAVVGKLLVDSLGKDRVFGLILPERDSSSDTVDDAKLVCDYLEIDYKIKNITNILRKIGVYSLKPPAFPFPKSLQTRYSQNIWTNEENPFIQDLATQGDKIFSESLAYYRAKPRVRSIVLYFHAEQLGYAVAGCTNKTEAFTGFYTKWGDEVCDIEPICHLYKTEVFELANKLNIPQKIIDKKPSPDIAPGITDEFALGLNHKELDRILIKIEKNEDLSRENEENVKKIKKIMAYRKYREVKHLRL; from the coding sequence GTGGAAAAAATAAGAACCTTTATACAAAATAGTATAGAAAAATATAATTATAACGGTGTAGTCATAGGCATCAGTGGTGGAATTGACTCTGCAGTAGTAGGAAAACTTCTAGTAGATTCTCTAGGGAAGGATAGAGTCTTTGGTTTAATACTTCCAGAAAGAGATTCATCATCAGATACAGTTGATGACGCAAAACTTGTATGTGACTATTTAGAAATTGATTATAAAATAAAAAATATTACCAACATTTTAAGAAAAATAGGAGTATACTCCCTTAAGCCTCCTGCATTTCCATTCCCAAAATCCTTACAAACTAGATATTCCCAAAACATTTGGACTAATGAAGAAAATCCATTCATCCAAGATTTAGCCACTCAAGGTGACAAAATCTTTTCTGAAAGCCTTGCTTATTATAGAGCAAAACCTAGGGTCAGATCTATTGTATTATACTTCCACGCTGAGCAATTAGGCTATGCAGTAGCTGGATGTACTAATAAAACAGAGGCCTTTACAGGATTTTATACAAAATGGGGAGACGAAGTATGTGATATTGAACCTATATGTCACCTTTATAAAACAGAAGTTTTTGAACTTGCCAACAAACTAAATATCCCACAAAAAATAATTGATAAAAAGCCCAGTCCTGATATAGCTCCAGGAATTACTGATGAGTTTGCATTAGGTCTAAATCATAAGGAATTAGATAGGATATTAATTAAAATTGAAAAAAATGAGGATTTATCTAGAGAAAACGAAGAAAATGTTAAAAAAATAAAAAAGATTATGGCCTATAGAAAGTATAGAGAAGTGAAACATCTACGCCTTTAA
- a CDS encoding membrane dipeptidase, protein MIFDCHGDIWTDVTIQRSKGKKDVIKNRHLNRLRKGNIIGGIFVLWIDPPYNKNPEKRFMEMIGSTATEIIENQDILKIVLENEDFNKALEEDKLAVVIGVEGLSGIGKNIDLINALYMFGVRHVSLTWNEENALATGVRGNPNRGLTKLGEKAISLIEERGIIIDVSHANDKSFWDIYEKTTKPFIASHSNCRKLCNVKRNLTDEQLKAISHKGGLVGLNSFNEFVHPDKDKRDLKHLVDHLDHMVEIIGIDHICFGFDFFDFLKNDTTDDFVEEDTVATLGFENVSKTQDLINEMIMRGYSNEDIKKISYKNFYKFIKEILV, encoded by the coding sequence ATGATTTTTGATTGTCATGGTGACATTTGGACAGATGTTACTATACAAAGGAGTAAAGGAAAAAAAGATGTTATAAAAAATAGACATTTAAATAGATTAAGAAAAGGAAATATTATAGGTGGAATATTCGTTCTGTGGATAGATCCACCTTATAACAAAAATCCAGAAAAAAGATTTATGGAGATGATAGGTTCAACTGCTACGGAAATAATTGAAAATCAGGATATTTTAAAAATAGTTTTAGAAAATGAAGATTTTAACAAGGCATTAGAAGAAGACAAATTAGCTGTTGTTATTGGTGTTGAGGGATTAAGTGGGATTGGAAAGAACATAGATTTAATAAACGCCTTATATATGTTTGGAGTAAGGCATGTTTCTCTTACTTGGAATGAGGAAAATGCATTGGCTACCGGAGTTAGAGGGAATCCTAATAGAGGGCTAACAAAATTAGGGGAGAAAGCAATTAGCTTAATAGAAGAACGAGGAATAATAATTGATGTTTCCCATGCTAATGATAAAAGTTTTTGGGATATATATGAAAAGACTACTAAGCCTTTTATAGCTTCTCATTCAAATTGTAGAAAACTTTGCAATGTAAAAAGAAACCTTACTGATGAACAGCTTAAAGCTATTAGCCATAAGGGTGGTCTTGTTGGGTTAAATTCATTTAATGAATTCGTCCATCCAGATAAGGATAAGCGGGATTTAAAGCATTTAGTAGATCATTTAGATCATATGGTAGAAATTATAGGGATCGATCATATATGCTTTGGATTTGATTTTTTTGACTTTCTTAAAAATGATACTACTGATGATTTTGTAGAAGAGGATACTGTTGCAACTTTAGGCTTTGAAAATGTTTCTAAGACTCAGGATTTAATTAATGAGATGATTATGAGGGGATATAGTAATGAAGATATCAAGAAAATATCTTATAAAAATTTTTACAAATTCATAAAAGAAATATTAGTATAA